attcATTTCTTTCTTCAGTCCACGTATTCCATTGTTTGTCTTGTGTCCACTGTTCGGCGAAAGCTTGCATCCATTGCTTGTAAAAGTctatcttttcttttctaaaCTCAGTCCATAATTTGAATTCGGGCCCCGTATATTCCTTTAGCGCATCCTTCATAAGAGTTACCCACACATGTTTTTGATCGTGGTTTCTGTTTTTCCAATTTCTCCACTGCATCCACTTTAACGAATAGTAATTGTCATTACGTAATCCTTTTTGTCCCCATCTCTTGCAAATTTTATCTTCACGACGTTTTTCAGGTCTACGACACCAATcttcataaaattgtttaCCAAATTCCTGTAAAAGATTTTTCATGTAGGTGTTGTAACCTTTTTTAGAATCAGTGAGCCATGTTTTAAAGCTTTTCTTCAAACACCATAATCCTTTTTCATAAAACCATGCAGTCCACTTTTCATCATCCCATTTTAATCCAAGTGGATAAACACTACATTGATAttcttcttccatttggggaTTATAATGCCTCCATTTATCTTCtgaatttttcataaattcaTCCCATTGCtgttccaatttttccatatattCTTGTGAttctttttctaatttttcagttaatgatattttcatttcttttaacCAGTTATTCCATTTCTCATGTTTTACGTTTTCTGATGCACTAACTGCATCTACATAATATGGCATATGTTTAAGTTCATAATATGCAGCTGTTTTACAGTATGGTCGAGAAGTGAAGGTAAACCATCtctaaataaaattagaaaaaattagaattattttatgtgaacgtaatattataattaactattttgaataaatacaaaatgtctttttataagattggtaattttttttacttt
The DNA window shown above is from Plasmodium vivax chromosome 9, whole genome shotgun sequence and carries:
- a CDS encoding tryptophan-rich antigen (Pv-fam-a) (encoded by transcript PVX_092995A; Apicoplast targeted protein. Curated by Stuart Ralph, Walter and Eliza Hall Institute of Medical Research, Australia.) → MKALFFYPLASIAALFVLSSAEGESQGCSGYRLPPPKRWFTFTSRPYCKTAAYYELKHMPYYVDAVSASENVKHEKWNNWLKEMKISLTEKLEKESQEYMEKLEQQWDEFMKNSEDKWRHYNPQMEEEYQCSVYPLGLKWDDEKWTAWFYEKGLWCLKKSFKTWLTDSKKGYNTYMKNLLQEFGKQFYEDWCRRPEKRREDKICKRWGQKGLRNDNYYSLKWMQWRNWKNRNHDQKHVWVTLMKDALKEYTGPEFKLWTEFRKEKIDFYKQWMQAFAEQWTQDKQWNTWTEERNEYMKKKKEEEAKKKAASKKKAASKKGGAAKKAPAKKAPTKKAAPGTKAPAKKAAPKKVAAPNAA